In a single window of the bacterium genome:
- a CDS encoding type II secretion system F family protein encodes MIWLAVAALVALAVVLVLTDPPVYHDAEDVAAAGWNAAMFTALSAVCALVVAVVVFALLAATTGSRAAPAVGVAAGAWMPLLLPPGLRRAVLDAHSRRQSSALHSWLRRVRLYTAIGMPLRQAAVEAAHQTTERAFTPVAAAIATALEGGRDPLTAAAQRVSGSAAETLVGTVDAVERSGAASAELIDHVMDRAISLYATNGAERTDRLGRSTQTLGTIIVAVAVAILMFGIAASVNTGGVVAP; translated from the coding sequence ATGATCTGGCTGGCGGTGGCCGCGCTGGTAGCGCTGGCGGTGGTGCTGGTACTGACCGATCCACCCGTATACCACGACGCCGAAGACGTCGCCGCGGCCGGTTGGAACGCCGCTATGTTCACTGCTCTGTCCGCCGTATGCGCCCTAGTCGTGGCTGTGGTCGTGTTCGCCCTCCTGGCAGCTACCACCGGGTCAAGAGCGGCACCAGCGGTCGGCGTGGCCGCTGGTGCCTGGATGCCGCTGCTGTTGCCCCCAGGGCTGCGGCGCGCGGTCCTCGACGCCCACAGTCGCCGCCAGTCCAGCGCTCTCCACTCGTGGCTGCGGCGGGTCCGTCTCTACACCGCCATCGGGATGCCCCTGCGTCAGGCCGCCGTGGAAGCTGCCCACCAGACCACCGAGCGGGCGTTCACACCCGTGGCGGCGGCTATCGCCACCGCCCTCGAAGGGGGAAGGGACCCCCTGACAGCCGCCGCTCAGAGAGTGAGCGGCTCAGCCGCCGAGACGTTGGTCGGAACCGTGGACGCGGTAGAGCGCAGCGGCGCCGCCAGCGCCGAACTCATAGACCATGTGATGGACCGTGCGATCTCCTTATACGCCACCAACGGCGCAGAACGGACCGACCGGCTCGGAAGGAGTACCCAGACACTCGGGACCATCATCGTCGCGGTGGCGGTAGCGATACTCATGTTCGGTATAGCCGCATCGGTCAACACCGGCGGCGTGGTGGCACCGTGA